Part of the Vulpes vulpes isolate BD-2025 chromosome 13, VulVul3, whole genome shotgun sequence genome, GGAAGGCTCTTTCTGGCAGACCTGACATTAGAGACAGGTCCATGGTTTCTCCGAGCCTGTGTTGCCCATGGTGAAACAGCTGATGTCCACCTCTTTTGTGAGGCAAGTACTAAGCGTAGCACAGAAGGAATTCACTGAGTGTTATTTCTCTTATTGATTCCCCTGTGGGGgcctgtctgccttctgcttccttccctgCAGACCTATGCCAGGTTTACTGGCGCCCCTCTCAAGGTGCACAAGATTACCAACCCCTGGCAAAGCCCTTCAGGTACCCTATGCTCCcgggggggtgaggggagccGAGCAGGAGACGGGCAGGAATATGCTGCACGTTCATATGGACAGGCAGCTGAGGGTCTGGTGGGCCTCCTGTCTTCTCAATGTCAGGAACTCTGCCCGCCCTTCGGACCAGTCATGGAGAGGTCATCTCGGTACCACACAAGATCATCACCCACCTTCGAAAAGaggtaggtggctcagtgggtaggaGGGCTGCCAGTGAGAGGAGTTCAGTCATTTCAGCACAACACACGTTTATTGATAAAGCTGAGCTGGATGCAGGTGACCCAGAACTTCAAGGAGCACCTAGTCCGATGGGAGAGGCACACACAGTGCTGCTGGCCAGGTGTTCTGCTGGGGCACTGGGGAGGCCTCTGGAAGCTCAGTGCCTTTtgcctgctgggcagggaggggtgagTGGGCAGATGACatagggaaggggaaggagggcagaggacaaCATCAGCTCAAATGAGGCCCCCAGAGGTGGCTCCTGTCCTCTCAGGGACCGAGTTAGGCTGAGTAATGGGGCTCAGGATGGACAAGGCATAGAGCCAGCATGGGGACATTGAGAAAGTTATTACAAGACGAACAGGGGCACCTTgactatgtgatcttgggcaagtccttTCACCTCTCAGGGATGTAAGTTCCTTGTTTGTAGAGCGAGGGGGCTTAGCCAGGGCTCCTCTTTCACCAGAATACTAGTCAGATAGGGCctcttcttcatttctgcttTCCCAAACGTGAAGGACCCGAGGATTCAGTATAGGCTTGGGAGGCATGGAGGGAAAGGACCCAGGTAGAAGGCAGAGCTCCTGGCAGGGACAGGACCTCTGCCTTGACTCTTTATGTCTGGGCACAGCCTTTCTGGTTTCCAGTTTTCTCCTAACACAGCCACAGTGAGAGAAGATTCCacaaggaagaaactgaggctcagagagatggttttctttctctttctctttttttttttttttttttatatttatttatttgtgagagacacacacagagagagagagagagagagaggcagagacataggcagagggagaagcaggcttcattcagggagcccagtgtgggactccatcccagatcccgggatcacgccctgagccagaggcagacgctcaaccattgagctactcCAGCGTCCCGAGAGATGGTTTTCTAAGGATCATGTTCCAGAGGTTATGTGGGGACAGACCTTCCTCAGGATGTGGAGAAGGTTGCTGGAGACCAGACACTGGAGCCTACCAAGGCGTGGCAGACTGAGACTTGGGGTACGGTTAGACCATGTGTGGTGGCAGCACAGAAGAAATAGCCAAGTCTTGGGCTTTGAGAGAACCCGCAGGGGGGCCCGGGCATGAGGATGGCGTCCCCTAGTTCTGAGGGCCACACTGCATCTGAGCTCGACTCTGCCAGCTGTGTGATATACAGACAGGGGAAGTCCCTGTTAGAAAGTGGCTGTCAGCAGGCATGCTGCCAGCTTTCCATGGAGGCTCCGGGAGCTGCTCCTGGTTTGTGGCTGGGCCTTCCTCCCTCCCGGCAGTGGGCACCCGACCTTGATGGCCAGCAGGCTCCAAGGCCCAGGCTTTCCGCCAACAGCAACAGGCTGCAGTATGGGCCCAGGCAGGGGGCCTCAGTGGGAGAAGTGCTTGTTCTGCCTCTGCTATACTCAGAGGCCAAGAGGGTGGTGCTGGACAGGATGCCTCTCTCCTTGGGGAAGTGCCCCCTGGAGCCTCCTCGTGTCCACCTCATAGACGTCTCCTCCACAGAAGTACAATGCAGATTATGATCTCTCGGCCCGGCAAGGGGCAGACACATTGGCCTTCATGTCTCTGCTGGAGGAGAAGCTGCTCCCGGTGCTGGTGAGTGCGCCTGGACCTCCAGTGGCTGTGGctggtggggggcggtgggggagtCAGCGACACCCACGAAGGCCTCCCTAAGTCAGGCAGGTGCACTGGCTTAGACCTGCCTCATCCTTCCTACTGCCCGATCCAGATACATACTTTTTGGGTAGACACCAAGAACTATGTGGAAGTGACCCGGAAGTGGTACGCAGAGGCTATACCCTTTCCCCTGAACTTCTTCCTTCCCGGCCGCATGCAGCGGCAGTTCATGGAGCGGCTGCAGCTGCTGTGCGGGGAGCACAGCCCAGAGAATGAGGAAGAGCTGGAGAAGGAGGTACCTCTGGGGCAGGGGGCTCCGTAGGAGAGGAGCCCCAAAGACGATGGTCAagagtgggggtgcctgggatGGGAGGTAGCTCTGTTCCCACAGCCACAAGCCTGCCTCATGTCCTCCCTACAGCTATACCAAGAGGCCCGGGAATGCCTGACCCTGCTCTCTCAGCGCCTGGGCTCTCAGAAGTTCTTCTTTGGAGATGCGTGAGTCTGTCTTCAGGGCAAATATACGTGGTTTGGGAAAAGATACGGGTTCATATGTTGCCACAGGGACTGGGGTGGCTCAGGCGCTGGACGAGAGGTCCTCGGTACAGACCCTGGGCCTGATGACagtggggctgtgtgtgtgtggggtgggagggctgCCAGGCACAGGAGGGGCTTGCAGGGCAGTGGGGCACTCAATGGGCCCTTTATGCAGcctcaggatagagtcccattCAGGGCCAAGCTGGCGCCACCTGGGGAGCTCTCGCCATACCAGGCCCAGAACTGGGTGTCTTCTCCTCCCCCAGGGGCCCTCTGCTGTCAGAGCTCACCTCCTGGGCTTGCTTTTCCTCTAATGCTCTCCTCGCCCCTTCTCTCTGtgctccagccctgcctccctggaTGCCTTTGTTTTTGGCTATCTAGCCCTGCTGCTGCAGGCCAAGCTGCCCAGTGGAAAGCTGCAGGCCCACCTGCGGGGGCTGCAGAACCTCTGTGCCTACTGCACACACATCCTCAGCCTCTACTTCCCCTGGGATGGAGGTAAGGGGCAGACAGGTGAAAGGGTAGGCACGAGCCCTGGGGAGGGTACACAGGGGTCTAGGACGTAGccctcctgcccaccttccttccttgttcCTCAGCTGACGTGCCACTCCCACGCCAGACACCAGTGGgcccagagacagaggaggaaccATACCGGCGCCGGAACCAGATCCTGTCTGTGCTGGCAGGACTGGCAGCCATGGTGGGCTACGCCTTGCTCAGTGGCATTGTCTCCATCCAGCGGGCCACGCCTGCTCGGGCCCCTAGCACACAGTCCTTGAGCATAGCTGAGGAGGATGAAGATGAATGACTTGTCCTCATGCTCTCAGGACTGAGTTTTCTACTCTCGTACATTCCAGAGGCCCCTGTGTTTCCCTGTTGTTGGTACGGCTGGAAGTGGGCTGCTGCTCCCATAATAAACCTGTCCACGCTGACTGGAATCAAACATTCTCTTCTTTAAGGGGCCACCATGTTTCCTAGGTGGGGTGCAGGGGGT contains:
- the MTX1 gene encoding metaxin-1, with the translated sequence MRLGGPPRGPCSGPSPAGPWRGPGRVQISESPQSRPGRTRLASPGPAAPSGLPASPQSRRPASARRARPTTLPPFGSRLWCRRRPPSPEALGSAPCSPAPPRGSLLPPPPAVLWARRGGGAAQGWAEARGEVLPGQRAGKMAAPMELYCWSGGWGLPSVDLDSLAVLTYARFTGAPLKVHKITNPWQSPSGTLPALRTSHGEVISVPHKIITHLRKEKYNADYDLSARQGADTLAFMSLLEEKLLPVLIHTFWVDTKNYVEVTRKWYAEAIPFPLNFFLPGRMQRQFMERLQLLCGEHSPENEEELEKELYQEARECLTLLSQRLGSQKFFFGDAPASLDAFVFGYLALLLQAKLPSGKLQAHLRGLQNLCAYCTHILSLYFPWDGADVPLPRQTPVGPETEEEPYRRRNQILSVLAGLAAMVGYALLSGIVSIQRATPARAPSTQSLSIAEEDEDE